The Deltaproteobacteria bacterium DNA segment GAGGCCCTCGCGGGCAGCGCCGACTCGCTCTTCCTCGAGCGCCAGCCCCTCGACCGCTACGGCCGGATGCTCGCCGCCTACGACACCCTCACCCTCGAGCAGGTGCGCGAGGTGGCGAAGAAGGTCTTCGTGCCGGGCGAGATGCAGATCATCCTCGTGGGTGATCCGACGATCATCGCCGAGCAGGTCGGCCCGCTGGGCCTCGGTGAGGTGCCGGCGGCGCCGGCCAAGGCCGAGCCCGAGGCCAAGAAGGCCGAGTAGCGCGAAGACCGTTCTCACGGGAGAAGCCGCCGGGGCCTCAGGCCGCGGCGGCTTTTCCTTTGGTTCCTTCCGCTCCTCACCGGCTGGCCTCCTCGGCCGGAGCCCGCGCCTTCGGGATGCCGCCCGCCGGCCGGCACCCCTAGGGTGCAGGCGCGAGGAGGCACCCCATGCGGGGAAGTTCGACCGACAGCAGCCCACGTCCCCGGCGCGCCGTCACGGGGCTGCTCGTGCTCCTGGGCACCCTCTCCTGCGGCGGGCCTCCCTACGCCATCGAGGAGACCCGCCTCCCCCTCGCCCTCGGGGATGGCACGGTCGATCTGGTGCGCTTCGACGCCGAGGCGGAGGGCCGCACCTTCCTGAACCTGCACGACGACGAGCAGACCTCGGTCGAGGCGGCGCTCGACCTCCTCGCCCGGGAAGGGGGGACGGTCTTCGAGCTCCAGCACGGGGGAGAGCGGAACCTCCGCTTCGCGCTGGCTGGCGCCGAGTACGTCTTCGATCCGAACCGGATGTTCTCGGACGGCGGCGCCATGGTCTCCCTCGCGGCGCTCGGCACCTCCACCCCCGAGGCCTTCGCGGCGGTCAGGGCCTTCGCGGACGAGGTCCTCGAGCAGTGGGACCTCGCCGGTCACGGCACCGTGATCGCGCTCCACAACAACGCGGGCGAGAGCTACCGGATCGACGTCTACCAGCCCGGCGGCGCCCACGAGGCGGACGCGGCCGAGGTCTTCGTCGGGAGCCGGCAGGCCTCCTCGGAGTTCTTCTTCGTCACGGACCCCGCCCTCTTCGAGGGCCTGCGTGCGCTGGACTTCAACGTGGTCCTCCAGGACAACGCGGGGGCCCCCGATGACGGCTCCCTCTCGATCCACTGCGCCCGCCAGGGCCTCCCCTACGCCAACTCCGAGGCCCTCCAGGGGCACCGCCCGGAGCAGCTCGAGATGCTCTCCGGACTCCAGGCGGTCCTCGAGGACCTAGGGCGCTGACCCGCTCACTCGAGGATCAGGAAGCGGTTGCTCTGGGCCTGGGCGACGTAGGCCTGCTCACCGTCCGGGCCGAAGGCCACGCCGCCGGGCAGGATGTCCAGCCGGAAGTACTGCTCGGCGCGCACGGGCTGCCCGGGCTCGAGGAGCGAGTACCCCACCCGGGCGAAGTCCCCCCAGAGGAAGGCGGACCCCCCGGGCGCCACGGTGAGGAACTGCGTGCCGGAGTGGACGACCGAGGACACCGTCTCCTCGAGCGAACCATCGAGCCCGGCCCGGAGCGCCACGTAGTCCTCACCGCTCTGGGTCGTGCCGAAGAGGATCAGGTCCCCGTCCAGCCACTCGGCCGCGTGGGCCATCCCGCGGCCCTCGTTGAATCGCGTCGGGTGGATCTCGGTGGGCGCGCCCCCGGGCGAGGCCAGGGCCTCGCTCTCCCAGAGCGCGAGGATCGGACCCTCCCAGCCGCTGCTCACCGCCAGCACCCTGCCGTCGTCCAGCACCTTCAGGAGCAGGACGCCGAAGTCGTTGCTGCCCTCGGGCTGGTGGGTGGCGAGCGGGGCGCCGGGCTGCTCGGGATCGACGGTGACGATCCCGCTGCGCTCGGCGAAGTGCACCAGGCCGGTGGGGCCGATGGCGAGATCATGGGGGTCCTCGCCGATCGCCCAGCTGCGCCGCTCGATCGAGGTGGGACCGAAGCTCAGCCGGTGCAGCCGCCACTCGGAGAGCACCCAGAGCGTGTTGGGCCCCTCGGCCACCACCTCTTCGGCCTCGTAGGAATCGAGGGGGTCCACGAGGGAGGGATCGACCCGGTAGCCGACGGCCTCGCTGGGATCCGAGAGGGAGACCAGGACGAGGGCCTCGGCCGCCAGCCAGCCCGGGCGCCCGACGTGCGACATGCGGGGCGTCTGGGGAATCACGAGGTAGCGCTCGTCGTGATACTCGAGCTGGTGCTGGAGGAGCGCGACCCCCCGGTCCGACCCGGTGTCGATGCCCAGATAGAGGGGCAGGCCCTGCCGGCCGAGCGAGCGCCCGTCCGACACCCGCAGCACCTCCAGGGTGTTGCTGGCCTCGTCGGCGACGTAGAGGCGGTCCATCGCGGCGTCGTAGGCGAGCTGAGAGGGGCGCACTCCGACCTGCTCGCTCCAGAGGACCTGGTAGCCCGTGGTGTCCAGGGCCACCACCCTCCCGGCCGAGGGGACGCTCGCGATCAACAGCCCGGGGTGGACCCCCGCGAAGGGCTCGATGTGGAGGAGGTCGGCCACGGCCCCCCGGATCATCAGGTCGGCGGGCTGCAGGGCAGTGTTCTGATCGGCGTCCAGGATGAGCAGCCGCCCGTCCCAGAGGTAGACCGCCACCCGCCCGTCGGCGCCCGAGCGCCAGGCGGTCATCGTGTCCGGCGCGTAGGTGAAGCTGGCGCCCGGATGAGCTCCGGTGGTGAGGTCGAGGACGTCGGTGCCCTGGAAGCTGGAGAGGAAGAGGGTCGTCTCGTCGACGATCTCCACGGCCGTCGGGGCGATGAGGCCGGTCCACGGCTGCAGGGTGTAGCTGCCGGTGGCGGGGTCGTAGAGCCCGACCCGGGCGAAGTGGTCCTGGTTGGTGATGTCCTCCTCGAAGACCCAGACCTGCAGGCCGGCGGCCGCCTCGATCGCGACGACCTGGGCGAAGCTCCAGCCGGTCTCCAGGGGGACGCTCTCCTCTCGCCGGCTGCCGTCGGTGGGATCCAGGGAGAAGAGCTGCTCCTGATCGCTGACCCAGATCCTCCCTCCGCCCACGGAGATGCTCGGCGGCCTCCAGCTGCCGTAGGCATCGACGATCAGGGGCCGCTCGCGCAGGCCGCTGCGCCAGAGGTCCGGCCCCGACACGAACTCGTTGAAGAGGCTGGAGTAGACGACGGGCTCCTGGTCGAAGACGAGGACGCGCCCGGGCCGGTGGAAGACGGCGTGCTCCCTGGCCACCGCCCCGCTGCGGAGCCGACCGCGACCGAGGAAGGTGAGGGAGTCGGCGCTCGGCGTGCTGGCGCCGGCCCGGGTCACCACGCTCACCGGACCGTCGATCAGGTCGGGGGGCACCCGGACCTGGAGGCGGCCCTCGGCGTCGAAGCCGTGGGCGGTCGCCGAACCGCCGGTGAAGCGCACCTCGTTGCCGGAGGCCTCCGGATCGAAGCCCTGGCCGGAGATCGTCAGGGTCGAGAAGGCGTAGGCCGCCGCGGGCGTGAAGCCCTCGAGGGTGGGCGCGTGCCCCGTGGCGTCGGCCGGGAGCGCGAAGTCCCGGCTGCAGGCCCCGATCAGGGACGAGAGGAGGAGCAGAGACGAGAGCAGGACCCCACCACGCGACGCGGTTCTCATCCCCCGAGACTAGACCAGAACGCACGCCTCCTGGTCACCTCTGGCCCGCCCTACTCCTCCCGGGCCGGCTCCATCGTCGGTGCCAGGCACGTGGGGCAGTAGCCCTCCTCCTCGCCGGTCAGGCCGCAGACGCGGCAGGTGAAGCGGGGAGGATCCCCGCTCTCCTGGGCCTCGGCCGCCTCACGCTCGGCCTTGCGGCGCTGCTCCTCGCGCCGGGCTGCGTTCGGATCGACCAGCTTCTTGAGGGTGTGGATGAAGGACACGTCCTCAAGGTAGCGACGCGAGCCGGGAGGGCAAGGTGCTCCGCCTCTAGCGGCGGTCCAT contains these protein-coding regions:
- a CDS encoding IPT/TIG domain-containing protein, coding for MRTASRGGVLLSSLLLLSSLIGACSRDFALPADATGHAPTLEGFTPAAAYAFSTLTISGQGFDPEASGNEVRFTGGSATAHGFDAEGRLQVRVPPDLIDGPVSVVTRAGASTPSADSLTFLGRGRLRSGAVAREHAVFHRPGRVLVFDQEPVVYSSLFNEFVSGPDLWRSGLRERPLIVDAYGSWRPPSISVGGGRIWVSDQEQLFSLDPTDGSRREESVPLETGWSFAQVVAIEAAAGLQVWVFEEDITNQDHFARVGLYDPATGSYTLQPWTGLIAPTAVEIVDETTLFLSSFQGTDVLDLTTGAHPGASFTYAPDTMTAWRSGADGRVAVYLWDGRLLILDADQNTALQPADLMIRGAVADLLHIEPFAGVHPGLLIASVPSAGRVVALDTTGYQVLWSEQVGVRPSQLAYDAAMDRLYVADEASNTLEVLRVSDGRSLGRQGLPLYLGIDTGSDRGVALLQHQLEYHDERYLVIPQTPRMSHVGRPGWLAAEALVLVSLSDPSEAVGYRVDPSLVDPLDSYEAEEVVAEGPNTLWVLSEWRLHRLSFGPTSIERRSWAIGEDPHDLAIGPTGLVHFAERSGIVTVDPEQPGAPLATHQPEGSNDFGVLLLKVLDDGRVLAVSSGWEGPILALWESEALASPGGAPTEIHPTRFNEGRGMAHAAEWLDGDLILFGTTQSGEDYVALRAGLDGSLEETVSSVVHSGTQFLTVAPGGSAFLWGDFARVGYSLLEPGQPVRAEQYFRLDILPGGVAFGPDGEQAYVAQAQSNRFLILE